The following are encoded together in the Notolabrus celidotus isolate fNotCel1 chromosome 9, fNotCel1.pri, whole genome shotgun sequence genome:
- the LOC117818614 gene encoding uncharacterized protein LOC117818614 has product MYGGVKVALWALTCLLAMTTVFFNGYILLMSLLNNRKNKKWSPSETIILALSIANMAHQLICYFWMTMAELDNKCLILQIPYTIMLLLVYSLKFTIMWDSSFLTFYYSTKLVNTPNHCYTNIQTIILKHVTLTVFLIPLSGLGTCLPMIVVFHPDNHTVANQDCGVIMPDTLPGKVYEALYLILADVLPGLLMMKCCISISIHLAMHLRHMKASTNGAHGPKLGAQMRVIRMALSLVAVFIVFLVVDLFVNYRIAVHHENIIMLTFFFTSIYTTVTAMVLIYGKKPFWKALIHEFNICMDEYPCLSCLKVPEQKAKSSTPAKVKN; this is encoded by the coding sequence ATGTATGGGGGAGTTAAAGTGGCCCTCTGGGCCTTGACATGTCTACTGGCCATGACCACCGTCTTCTTTAACGGCTACATCCTGCTGATGAGTCTGTTGAACAACAGGAAGAACAAGAAATGGAGTCCCAGTGAAACCATCATCCTGGCTCTATCTATAGCTAACATGGCTCATCAGCTGATCTGCTACTTCTGGATGACCATGGCAGAATTGGACAATAAGTGCCTAATTTTGCAAATCCCTTACACGATCATGCTGCTGCTGGTCTACAGCCTCAAGTTCACCATCATGTGGGACAGCAGCTTCCTCACGTTTTACTACAGCACCAAGCTGGTGAACACGCCCAACCACTGCTACACAAATATCCAGACCATCATCCtcaaacatgtcactttaaccGTGTTTCTCATCCCTTTAAGTGGCCTGGGCACATGTCTGCCCATGATAGTGGTCTTTCACCCCGACAACCACACCGTTGCCAACCAGGACTGTGGAGTGATAATGCCTGACACCCTCCCTGGTAAGGTCTACGAAGCGCTCTATCTGATCCTCGCTGATGTTCTGCCGGGGTTACTCATGATGAAATGCTGCATCTCTATCTCCATCCACCTGGCCATGCACCTGCGCCACATGAAAGCCAGCACCAATGGAGCCCACGGCCCCAAGCTGGGCGCTCAGATGAGGGTGATCCGGATGGCGTTGTCCCTTGTGGCGGTCTTCATCGTCTTCCTCGTTGTTGACCTGTTCGTCAACTACCGGATCGCGGTCCACCACGAGAACATCATCATGCTCACTTTCTTCTTCACATCAATCTACACCACCGTCACTGCAATGGTGCTGATCTATGGCAAGAAGCCTTTTTGGAAAGCGCTCATACATGAATTCAACATCTGCATGGATGAATATCCGTGTTTGTCGTGTCTGAAAGTGCCTGAACAAAAGGCCAAATCCAGCACTCCTGCAAAAGTTAAAAACTGA